A genomic region of Enterococcus sp. 12C11_DIV0727 contains the following coding sequences:
- a CDS encoding DUF523 domain-containing protein, translating to MIGISACLGGICCRYDGQAKEIVALKKLVEDQKAILVCPEVLGGLPIPREPAEIIGGDGLDVWNDQAKVYTNTGADVTDLFKQGAIMAYQKLIEKEVTTIILKENSPSCGGKSIYDGTFSGNHRSGPGVATAYFISKGLEVISENDWQTVLDREGSKCQKTKY from the coding sequence ATGATTGGGATTAGTGCGTGTCTTGGTGGTATTTGTTGTCGTTATGATGGGCAAGCAAAAGAGATTGTGGCCTTAAAAAAGTTAGTAGAAGATCAAAAAGCAATCCTTGTTTGTCCAGAAGTATTAGGTGGATTGCCAATTCCTAGAGAACCAGCTGAAATCATAGGTGGAGACGGTCTCGATGTTTGGAATGATCAAGCGAAAGTTTATACAAACACGGGAGCAGATGTGACTGACCTATTTAAACAAGGGGCGATCATGGCCTATCAAAAACTAATTGAAAAAGAAGTAACAACGATCATCTTAAAAGAAAATAGTCCTTCTTGTGGTGGAAAAAGTATTTATGATGGTACATTTTCTGGAAATCATCGAAGTGGACCTGGCGTTGCAACAGCTTATTTTATTTCAAAAGGACTTGAGGTTATTTCAGAAAATGACTGGCAAACAGTGCTTGATC
- a CDS encoding phosphate ABC transporter substrate-binding protein PstS family protein, protein MKKRLVAAMVLSVGLLIAGCGNQGAATSDSNNKSKDSSTNSNQPVKIVAVGSTALQPLVDAAKDQFISENPNYTISVQGGGSGTGLSQVSDGAVTIGNSDVFAEEKSGVDASKLVDHRVAVVGMGPVVNKEVGVKNISKQELIDIFTGKTKNWKELGGKDQEIAVINRPSGSGTRATFEKWGLDGATAVQSQEQDSSGTVRQIVAQTPGAISYLAFSYMDDSTLALSIDDVKPTEENVADNSWKIWSYEHMYTKGQPDDDVKAFLDFMLTDDVQEGVVKELGYLPMTSMKVERDVSGTITKK, encoded by the coding sequence ATGAAGAAACGTTTAGTAGCAGCAATGGTTTTAAGTGTGGGACTTTTGATTGCAGGGTGCGGTAATCAAGGAGCTGCAACTAGTGACAGTAATAATAAATCTAAAGATAGTAGCACTAATAGTAATCAACCAGTCAAAATCGTTGCTGTAGGTTCGACTGCATTACAACCATTGGTCGATGCAGCGAAAGATCAGTTTATTTCAGAAAATCCAAATTATACAATCTCTGTTCAAGGAGGAGGAAGCGGAACAGGACTTTCTCAAGTATCTGACGGTGCTGTAACAATTGGGAATTCTGATGTATTTGCCGAAGAAAAATCTGGTGTCGATGCGTCGAAATTAGTTGACCATCGTGTGGCTGTTGTAGGTATGGGACCTGTTGTGAATAAAGAAGTTGGGGTCAAAAATATCAGTAAGCAAGAGTTGATCGATATTTTTACCGGGAAAACAAAAAACTGGAAAGAGCTAGGCGGTAAGGATCAAGAGATTGCCGTGATCAATCGTCCAAGCGGCAGCGGTACACGCGCAACCTTCGAAAAATGGGGACTGGATGGGGCTACAGCTGTCCAATCACAGGAACAGGACTCATCAGGAACCGTGCGTCAAATCGTTGCACAAACACCTGGAGCAATCAGCTATCTTGCGTTTTCATACATGGATGATTCAACGTTAGCCTTAAGTATTGATGATGTAAAACCAACAGAAGAGAACGTTGCAGACAATTCTTGGAAAATTTGGTCTTACGAGCATATGTATACTAAAGGTCAACCAGATGATGATGTAAAAGCATTCTTAGACTTCATGTTGACAGATGATGTTCAAGAGGGAGTAGTCAAAGAGCTAGGCTACTTACCAATGACTTCAATGAAAGTCGAAAGAGACGTATCTGGAACTATTACTAAAAAATAA
- a CDS encoding response regulator transcription factor: MKKVLVVDDEPSIVTLLTFNLEKDGYEVMSAVDGAVGYELALTNQFDFIILDVMLPNMDGLEITKSLRREKIDTPILILTAKDDQVDKIIGLEIGADDYLTKPFSPREVLARMKAIFRRLKPVANKTEEFNETVKAPLVLGDIHVDEQNYEVSVRGKKIELTPKEFELLVYFIKRKDRVIDRDTLLDRIWNYDFAGQSRIVDVHVSHLRDKIEIDPKRPAYLVTVRGFGYRFQEPKK; encoded by the coding sequence ATGAAAAAAGTACTTGTTGTCGATGATGAACCATCAATTGTAACATTATTGACTTTTAACTTAGAAAAAGACGGCTATGAAGTGATGTCCGCTGTTGATGGCGCAGTCGGTTATGAATTAGCGTTAACCAATCAATTTGATTTTATTATTTTAGATGTGATGTTACCAAATATGGATGGTTTAGAAATTACCAAGTCCTTACGGCGCGAAAAAATCGACACTCCCATCTTAATCTTGACTGCAAAAGATGATCAAGTTGATAAAATCATCGGGTTAGAAATCGGAGCAGATGACTATTTAACAAAACCCTTTAGCCCTAGAGAAGTACTTGCAAGAATGAAAGCTATCTTTCGCCGCTTAAAACCAGTCGCAAACAAAACAGAAGAATTCAATGAAACAGTCAAAGCGCCTTTAGTATTAGGCGATATTCATGTAGACGAACAAAATTATGAGGTAAGCGTTCGAGGCAAAAAAATCGAACTAACGCCAAAAGAATTTGAACTACTCGTCTACTTTATTAAGCGCAAAGACCGTGTGATCGATCGTGATACTTTATTAGATCGAATTTGGAACTATGACTTTGCTGGTCAAAGCCGTATCGTAGATGTTCATGTTAGCCATTTAAGAGATAAAATCGAGATCGACCCTAAAAGACCAGCATACTTGGTTACAGTCAGAGGATTTGGTTATCGATTTCAGGAGCCTAAAAAATGA
- a CDS encoding sensor histidine kinase, translating into MKKRQRIEYWVVGIMMMLLFVGSIFLTNYFFKKELLSQQEEYLQKKGTLILDQLSPNLFLTQHFSEQEEKLIEHYSTDKNERLTLMTAKGDIFYDSIYPALHESRSDRPEIKAVLSGADFGSALRKSITLNQELLYLALPVDKNGERIGIIRMSEETAQFSNSIQSFRRYILFTFGLLFLIINAFIFLLLHQKNEPLVTVLPVLKKIVKYPDEARSIIQDSPEWNELYQTVNLLSQQMSQTYLAYTSTDEQFHALLDELMIGVFIIDVDGKLQLINPKMINILMIDNSDVGKDYFDVIKEPALIHLIHQVITEKSSVHQEIKLTESLNETILDMSLRFIEEDGNDYQVLGIAYDLTRVRQLEKMQKDFVSNVSHELKTPVTSLLGFTETLLDGAKEDPETLTQFLEIMQKDALRLQQLIQEILQLSRDGKNISYNDQEVSLHPFVQEILRSYRKTIKDKHLTIKILGDETITYVTKYELFYPIVKNLIENAIQYSQVDGTITIDFGFTDTFYFIVNDSGIGISLEDQERIFERFYRVDKARSRHSGGTGLGLSIVHNYTELLGGTVMIDSHLGLGSTFTVRLPIK; encoded by the coding sequence ATGAAAAAACGTCAACGAATCGAGTATTGGGTAGTCGGTATTATGATGATGTTGTTGTTTGTCGGTAGTATCTTTTTGACAAACTATTTTTTTAAAAAGGAATTATTATCTCAGCAAGAAGAATACTTACAAAAAAAGGGGACCTTGATTCTTGATCAACTCTCCCCTAATTTATTTTTAACACAACACTTCTCTGAGCAGGAAGAAAAATTGATTGAACACTATTCAACAGATAAAAATGAACGCTTGACGTTGATGACTGCTAAAGGAGATATTTTTTATGACAGTATTTATCCTGCACTTCATGAATCAAGAAGTGATCGTCCGGAGATAAAAGCAGTTTTATCGGGTGCTGATTTTGGCTCGGCCTTAAGAAAAAGTATTACTTTAAACCAAGAGTTACTTTATCTCGCCTTGCCAGTTGATAAAAATGGTGAACGAATCGGGATTATTCGCATGTCAGAAGAAACAGCACAATTTTCTAATAGTATTCAATCATTTCGACGCTATATTTTATTCACTTTCGGTTTATTGTTTTTGATTATTAACGCTTTTATCTTTTTACTACTTCATCAGAAAAATGAACCACTGGTCACAGTCCTACCGGTACTAAAAAAAATCGTAAAGTATCCCGATGAAGCTCGCTCCATTATTCAAGACTCACCCGAATGGAATGAATTGTATCAAACGGTCAACTTGTTAAGCCAACAAATGAGTCAAACTTATTTAGCTTATACATCCACTGATGAACAGTTTCATGCGTTACTCGATGAATTGATGATTGGTGTCTTTATCATTGATGTTGATGGAAAACTACAACTGATCAATCCTAAAATGATCAATATTTTGATGATTGATAACAGTGATGTTGGTAAAGATTATTTTGATGTTATCAAAGAGCCTGCATTGATCCACTTGATTCATCAAGTCATTACAGAAAAAAGCTCTGTTCATCAAGAAATCAAGCTGACGGAATCATTGAATGAAACCATTTTAGATATGTCTTTACGCTTCATAGAAGAAGATGGCAATGATTACCAAGTTTTAGGTATTGCGTATGATTTAACTCGAGTGAGACAATTAGAAAAAATGCAAAAAGATTTTGTTAGCAATGTTTCTCATGAATTGAAAACTCCTGTGACTTCTCTATTAGGGTTTACCGAAACATTACTAGATGGAGCCAAAGAAGATCCAGAAACGTTGACCCAATTCTTGGAAATCATGCAAAAAGACGCTTTGCGCCTACAGCAACTTATTCAAGAGATTTTGCAACTTTCACGGGATGGAAAAAATATTTCTTATAATGATCAAGAAGTTTCTTTGCATCCTTTTGTTCAAGAAATTTTGCGTTCTTATCGTAAAACGATCAAAGATAAACATTTAACAATCAAAATCCTTGGCGATGAAACCATAACCTATGTCACAAAATATGAACTTTTCTACCCCATCGTTAAAAATTTGATCGAAAATGCTATTCAATATTCTCAAGTCGACGGTACGATCACAATTGATTTTGGTTTTACTGATACGTTCTATTTTATAGTAAATGATAGCGGTATTGGGATTAGTTTAGAAGATCAAGAACGTATTTTTGAACGTTTCTATCGTGTTGATAAAGCTAGAAGTCGTCATTCTGGCGGTACCGGTCTTGGATTATCAATTGTCCACAATTATACCGAACTATTAGGCGGAACCGTTATGATCGATAGCCATTTAGGCTTAGGCTCAACCTTTACAGTGAGACTTCCAATAAAATAG